A segment of the Carassius carassius chromosome 21, fCarCar2.1, whole genome shotgun sequence genome:
CATGTTCGGATCGATGCTTGGAGAACGGCTTCACCACAGCCTGGAGACCCAAAAGTCCAGATATGGTGAGCAATAAAGACGGCACTTGTTTGAAGAAGCCTTTTAAGTTTAGGTACTTGAATGCATTAACACCCTTGATTTGTTTGTGTCTACAGCTGCTGACCTGTCTGAGACATGTCTGAGTGAATCCGAATTAGACTTACTGGACAACATACTGCAGAACTCGTTTCCCTTCATGCATGGACCGAGCCTCGGTCCACTTCTTGAAACGGTGGTGGTTCAGCCCTCAATCCCATCAGGTGAGAAACAAATTCCACTTTGCATCTTTTCAACACAAACCACTGAAAACAATATCCAACCATCGGTACTTGAAATAACATTTGAATTCTCTTTGCGCAGACAATTCGGAGAACAGCTACAGCTACTTTGATGAGTACCCCAATCAGCTGACTCCAGAGAGCGACCACGGCTATGACTCTCTAACGGAAAGCTTTCAGAGTTCCCACACTGGTGTGTGTCGCTACTAACTCTATTGATGTGTTAAGGTCAAGCATCCTAAAGTTCTCCTGAAGTCTGAACGCTCTTTTTTTTGGTATGTCCTCTACAGGTAGCTTCCACAACCCAAGCTCACCTGAGTCCAACAGCAGCGACTCCGACCCAGAATACTCAGAGATGCATTACCCCGCCAGCACCAGTAAGTTCCTCCGATTCTTCTTCTCTGATTCTGCTCATAGAGGGAGACCTATCTGCAGAAGCTAGTTTCAACCttagtcaaacacacctgaaccagctaatcaaggtcttcgggTTTACTTGGCAATTACAGACAGGTTGAAACCAAATTCTGCAAGTAGGTGGCTCTCAAACAGCAGGTTTTAATGCAATGATAAATTAGGGAGTACCCGAATCGACCCATCTAACCTTTGATTGTGTTCTTTTCCACAGAGAACTTTGTGAAACAAGAGTCAGGAGAGCCCAAAAAGAGAGGCAGAGGACGACCCCCAAAGTGCCAAAGTGAGGGATTTGAACATTTCATTCAGTCCAAAAAAAGTAAACACGGTGAGTAAACAGAAGTCTAGAGGTACCTGATGCTCTAGATCAAGTAACAATCATCCGTACTAAATTAGACTCTACCGCTCCATTGCAGCTCCAAGAGGAACCCACCTGTGGGAGTTTATCCGGGACATCCTGATCCACCCAGAGAAGAACCAAGGTCTGATGAAATGGGAGGACCGCAGGGATGGCGTATTCAAGTTCTTAAAGTCCGAAGCTGTTGCTCAGCTCTGGgggcagaagaagaagaacagcaGCATGACATATGAGAAGCTCAGTAGAGCCATGAGGTAAAAGACACAATTCTGGGAGTTTTGGGGGGGATTTGTCTCTGTGGATGCTAGGACAGTGGGATAACCAGAACGCTTGCTCTTTCCTACAGGTATTACTACAAACGAGAGATTCTGGAGAGAGTGGATGGAAGAAGACTGGTCTATAAGTTTGGGAAGAACTCGACTGGTTGGAGAATTGAGGAGACCGGATATTAAAGTGGACCTGACAGAAGAGGGTCAAACTTTCAGTCAAACGTAGAGACTTTGGACTCCTGCTAATGAGGAACTTTAGGTTGCTCTGAAGATCCTTTCTTTAGAAACACACTCTTCCCAGAGGGAAAAGGTTTCACAGAAACTGTAAGCCAGAGTTTTGGCTAAAGTAGGTTTTATGAACCTGTAAAAGTGGCAGTTGTCTGGTTCGAGTGGCATGCGGGCATGCCATGTATCAGATAGTATTGCTACATCACTTTAAGAATCTATGAAATCACTTGTTCTACACAATGGTTGAACTGCGAGAGAATGTATAGCTTTGCTAAGGCTCATTGGTATTGGGAAATGAAATGTTGTGTGTAGGTATATTTGTCAAACCATTTGTCAGAGCAGAGTGAAGTGTCTGTAACGTTCATATCTGCTGTACTGATTGATATTTGttctactgtatataaatgtatgtctAAACTATATATTCTTTATAATACTTGTCAATCAAGTACAAATCAGATATTTAATTGAAGATTCTGCTCAATTTTTCTGTGATTTGTCAAGTCACTGGATAATATGTATGAGGTTTGCCTCTCAGATGTTATAACTATTATGTATGgcatttatttgctcttttttgtATACGTCTTTTCTAAAAATACAATTTCTGATTAAAAGTCTTTTATCTTGCATTTGTGCCTCACCTTTATGAACACTGTTCCACTGAAccttatttaaacatttactttataATTGCTCAATTTGCTCAGGTCTCCTTATCAGAGATCACAGATGTGTTGAAACACGACTCTTTCGTGTGAAGTTCAAAACAAACATGCAACAGAATGCAGGATGAATGCTATTTTTATGCATCACTGATGGATAAAGTGTAAACAGATTAAAAATGCAGGTCAAATATCACAGCAAATCCACAGAATGATTCAgctgttttttataaaaatgaattcCGACACGTTTCTCCAAAATGTTTGAAGTCTtggtattttttttggggggggggggggttgtatgaAGTCCGTTCTCCTTAAGTTcacataataacatttaaatatgattGCAAATACAATTAGGTTTAAATACAATTAGTTCTTTAAATACTAATTTGATTTTTCAGACCTAGAATTTCCAAACAACGCATTTTAATGCAGTTTGACCTTGCCTTAAActttaaactgcatttttcataGCAGGTTTAGTTTTGCATTTAGAGCACAAAGCGACTGTTTTTTAGAGGTCCGGCATTCAAATACACAGGCATTGCATTTGAATTTTGGATCCACATGCAAATAGACGCAGCTGAACAAGACCATCATAAGCAGTAAACAGTCTTTGAGTTGTAAAATCTCACACTCATCATTCAAAACCTGTGAGAGCTGCGGAAAACAGTCGGAAAAGAGTTTATGAGCTCAAAAACACTTCAAACTACCCTGGAATTAAGGTCATCTGAGATGGTTAATCTGACGGTCTGGAACTGAATTTATCTTATACACTAAAATCCAACAAACCATCTCAGATGACTTGATTACCAGTTACTAAATAGAGCAGTTTCACTCCGGAATTCTTTTACTGCCATCATGATTGGTGTGTTATTATGAGGTCTCAACGAAACTGAcaaatgttaaaagaattaatttatgtattttataacgTACTTCAGGTGTGTTCCCTGCATACACTGCTATAATTTCAGTTTTGAACAATACACAAAACTATGCGCACGGTAAACATCAGGTGCTTTGTCAGTTTGAACATGTCTTTCATGACTAACATTCCCTGTACACTCCTAAAATCTCTTTTGTCATGGCTTAGATTACCGACACAGAAATTATTCAGGTCAAGAATGTTTTTCGATAAGCCGAGCCCGAAAGAAAGCTGGAAACACCATTGAAGTCACTGGCAGCTTTGCCCACGGCCTCGGTCTGCCACTATGCCCTACAGCTAAAGTCATGACGCTGTCATTTAGATGCTTTAAAGTGCACGTTTCATTCACAGCATTGCAGTAAGCTGCACTAAAGCTGCATTAAATGCTTGTTTTCTACTGTTAGGTTTACCTGTCCAGGTAAAACTATTATGAAGTGACTCCTAAAGAGAAGCTGCTGAGTGTGACTAAAGTGCATGAAACAGAAGGGAGTTATCTGACAGTGATCAGATAAGAGCTCATATGTGTGTTAACTGTGCTCTCTGGCACTTCTCAAGCGCCTGTCGAGTCTTGTTTGTTTGAAACGCCACTTTCTACCACAGTTCTCAGGAAGTTGCGATggtcagtgtgcgtgtgtgtgtgtgtgatatcatATTTATGCCGAACGAAACCCCAACATgcagtaaaaacatcacaaaaatattttaatattaatgtttgattttaatGCATCAAACATTTACTTTATATAGGTTAAATATGCAAACAATAAATAAGTATACGAAAATCCATAAGAATTGTAATAATTAGCATTtgggtgttttatttttattgtaaaattgctgaaaaatgtatataattaaaaataataaatgttttatatataattgtataaattaAGTCATACTTAtaatttatacaattataaacataataattaaacaaaaatatgaaattgtatttaatattaattatgaatagcaaaaaatgaaatgtaatgtatttcatGCCCAATagataaaatgattaattaatcaaTATAAAGTGCTGCAGTCACCTGACTAACCAGACTGTTAATCCAACTAAGCAACAACAGAAGAACAAAGAAGAGTCAGACTCATgcagaaattaagatatttttagcaaataaacaatatttttaattttactttaaaataaacagatCTTTCCAAGTTTTGTTTACTAGTTGTGTTACAGTGAAGATTTAGTGTAGGTTCTAAAGTTACTGCAGtgtggaaatgtgtgtgtgtgtgtgtgtgtgtgtgaggctggtCTCTGTGCAGAGCAAGTGACCATGAAGCTCCGCCCACATCCTGTCGCTCCCATTATGATCTCATCCCACTGATTTGCATAAGTATGCAGGGATTTTCCCGCCTTCTCCCCTTCAACTTCCAAGTAAAATCCATGTAGATCAACAGcccacacacacaatctctctctctctgtcccacacacacacacacacacacacacttagagaaTAAACACAACAGCATTATAGTTTCATATAAACCTAAAAGTTCAAAATCGGATTTGGTATGTGATAATTTGTTAATCATTTCATTTCCAGTCAATATTTTGGTATTGATGGAGTGAAACGCCCGGCACACTTACGTAAAGAGATCAACATGGGCCAATTATTTATTACTCATTTAATAGTAGCTTTTGTTCCAGGATAAAAACTCTTTGTTTGGGTTTCAGTCAAAACACAGAAAATACATGCTATACTTGCCTTTAcagttcaacaaaataaaaagtatgtGAATGCATGTGAGTCATGCAACATCACATGCAAGGGTGGTCACGTGACCTtattgtgttaaagtgtaatttttaattaaatattacaataaaaaaaaaaatatatatatatgtgctaaatcatacttaatattataatttaaaatatataaaagtattttataacTATTATATTGCATATTGTGGAATAGAGTATTTTGGATAAATTAAGAAAAAGAATACGCGGGACAAACTGCAAGGTGTAGCGGGTTAGCACAGGTTCGTTGGTCTCTGCTGGTAGATGTTGGCCAATCATCATCTTTCATCCATTCAAATGTGTTTTGTGATGAAATAGGACAAAATGTTTTTGCAGGCGACATTTACATcagagatatttcattatattacagtTTGTGACGTCTGATCCTCATAAAACACCTGAATTACTGAGTCATATAGAGGTTTTGGGATAAGGATCTCGTGTGTCAAAGATCAGCTAAACAGTCAGCTAAACATCTGCATTTTGGTTCCACAGAAGAAGGGTCATGACACAAAGATAATTAGTAATGACAACTTTTGGCTGAACTGTCACTTAGGAGAACTTTAATTACTGATAAATGCTGGTGATCGATTGGTAAGTTAGAGTTTAACTGTCTGTATTGTGTTCATAATCTGGTGATGATTATGTAACTTACATTAAAGGTCCGTTCACACCAAGAGcgatgactatatatatatatatatagttttaaaagtcATCCAAAATTggaaagaatagcagagtccacatcAGATAACAATAACACTATAAATGAGAAGAATCCATGCTGCTTTAAAGAGCacaaacatataaagcgtgaGCATTGAGCATTATTGTGCATTAGTGCGGACACTAGTAGAgttatcatattattatttactaaagtTACTGTACTGATCCaacatctcttaaaaatctaGCTGGAATGTCGTCCAGTCAACTTAGACACTTGAAGCGCTTCTAGCATTTTAGTAATTTGATCAACAACACATTCTCACAGCCAACTCGTCACATATTGCTCAGGACCTTCTTAAAAGCATCACTTTTCAATGTGCAGGGTCCTCCATTGTTGTTagctttgtttgtctttatttaatgatttgcatgcatttgtaaaaaatattaatatttgatttaaatgtatACTATCGTTGgagcacctaaccccacccctacccTAAACCTTCCCAATTCTGAGCAATATAAAACACACAACAGGCAAATATACTATAAGAACAagcactgggggggggggggggggggtctttagGCACTTCATGATCCGATTCTGAGAGTCACAATCTGATTCCAAGATGACCCTAAATTTTTCGTAGAAAATTCTAGAAGAGCTTCAAGTGTCTAAGTTGACTGGACGACATTCCAGATAGACTTTTATGAGATGTTGCAGATATTTTAGTTGCAACTATTACATTTATTGTTCTTTCCTTGGAAAATGGTATAGTCCCATCTGATGTGAAGTTAGCCAAAAtcattccattaaaaaaatatatataaatttgactATTTTGATACTTCTTTATTTAACAAGTTTTATAAGGAGACTGATGAAGATAAAATGTGTGGTATGGCTCTTTTGGGCCTCCAGAAAGTGTTTGACGCAATACTCTTAGACAAATCAGGTGTCATGGATTTTTTAAAGTATAGTGATAGCCTTAAGTATAGTTATTCGACTGGGAGAGTTCAGAGGGTATACACCGAAGAGGTTCTTTCTGAGGAAACATTTGTTAAAAATGGAGTCCCTCAGGGAAATGTTTTAGGCCCTCTTTTGTTTCTTTGAGATGCTGTCAGGCCCAGAGgtggtagagtacccaaaaactgtactcaagtaaaagtaaaagtacttatagaaatattttattaaattaaaactaaaagtacTAGTTACTTGAATAAGAGTAACAAAAGTACTGGATAAAAAAACTGCTCAAGTGGTTAGttaccagtcttcagtgtcacataatccttcagaaatcattccaatatattGATCTACTATCAGTGATGTTCTGaattaaattatactttaaagtatattaattatgtagggcacaggtaaatatgacatttattataatgggctTTGGTGAAGATTgctttaagttcacttaaattagaaattgatatttttttaaagtctaataaattaaaattgataGCTCTCTGTTAGACGGTAATGTTGAATGACTATagtcattggttaaatattaggAAAAAGTCTTGCTATCAGTGATATTCGCTTTTatgacattaaacaaatattaaaaagttaCTTAATTTGAAGATTAAAGGTGAAAGTACTGCAATAAAAACCTCAACGTCAATTTAATCTCGATTaaattgtgaataaataaaaaaaaagtgtgattaattggttattttattttattgattgacactTAATACTACATAAATGCCATATGCTGATGATTCTGCTTTATTGATTTCAGACAAGGA
Coding sequences within it:
- the LOC132097288 gene encoding ETS-related transcription factor Elf-3-like; the encoded protein is MASSELSLILNNANANLYPSEPQPNLLSMTAPMGRPPHLSEMTFSSNNNTMGSWDLVNPQMWSRHNVLEWIGFHVEDTRFDASVLNINYCNMDGITLCSLSKETLISMFGSMLGERLHHSLETQKSRYAADLSETCLSESELDLLDNILQNSFPFMHGPSLGPLLETVVVQPSIPSDNSENSYSYFDEYPNQLTPESDHGYDSLTESFQSSHTGSFHNPSSPESNSSDSDPEYSEMHYPASTKNFVKQESGEPKKRGRGRPPKCQSEGFEHFIQSKKSKHAPRGTHLWEFIRDILIHPEKNQGLMKWEDRRDGVFKFLKSEAVAQLWGQKKKNSSMTYEKLSRAMRYYYKREILERVDGRRLVYKFGKNSTGWRIEETGY